In Drosophila pseudoobscura strain MV-25-SWS-2005 chromosome 4, UCI_Dpse_MV25, whole genome shotgun sequence, the following proteins share a genomic window:
- the Uro gene encoding uricase, which produces MFATPLRQPTNASGARPAVSIDGQETPFQYEITDHGYGKDAVKVLHVSRKGPVHTIQEFEVGTHLKLYSKKDYYQGNNSDIVATDSQKNTVYLLAKKYGIESPEKFALMLGQHFLNKYSHVEEAHVHVETYPWQRVCQEETKSVNNQGQGSCNNFTSIDNRSLHNHAFIFTPTALHYCDVVIRRTDPKQTVITGIKGLRVLKTTQSSFVNFVNDEFRSLPDQYDRIFSTVVDCSWEYSDTETVNFSRAWQTVKNIILRNFAGDPQVGVSSPSVQHTLYLSEKQVLDVIPQVSVISMTMPNKHYFNFDTKPFQKIVPGDNNEVFIPVDKPHGTIYAQLARKNISSHL; this is translated from the exons ATGTTTGCCACGCCCCTAAGACAGCCCACCAATGCCAGCGGTGCTAGGCCAGCAGTCTCAATTGATGGCCAGGAGACGCCGTTTCAGTACGAGATCACCGATCACGGCTACGGCAAGGATGCTGTAAAGGTGCTGCACGTAAGCAGGAAGGGACCCGTGCACACCATCCAGGAGTTCGAGGTGGGCACTCACCTGAAGCTGTACAGCAAGAAGGACTACTACCAGGGCAACAACTCGGACATCGTGGCCACCGACTCGCAGAAGAACACCGTCTACCTGCTGGCCAAGAAGTATGGCATCGAGAGTCCCGAGAAGTTTGCTCTGATGCTGGGGCAGCACTTCCTCAACAAGTACTCGCATGTGGAGGAGGCCCACGTCCATGTGGAGACCTATCCCTGGCAGCGTGTCTGCCAGGAGGAGACAAAGTCTGTCAATAATCAGGGTCAGGGCAGCTGCAACAACTTCACTTCCATTGACAATCGCTCGCTGCACAACCACGCCTTCATCTTTACGCCCACGGCGTTGCACTACTGCGATGTGGTAATCCGTAGGACAG ATCCCAAGCAAACTGTCATCACTGGCATCAAGGGCCTTCGCGTCCTGAAGACCACTCAATCCTCGTTCGTCAACTTTGTCAACGATGAGTTTCGCTCGCTGCCGGACCAATATGATCGCATCTTCAGCACTGTAGTGGACTGCTCCTGGGAGTACTCGGACACAGAGACGGTCAACTTTTCGCGTGCCTGGCAAACGGTGAAGAATATCATCTTAAGGAACTTTGCCGGAGATCCACAGGTGGGCGTCTCCTCGCCCTCCGTCCAGCACACCCTGTACCTGAGCGAGAAGCAGGTGCTGGATGTGATTCCGCAGGTGTCGGTCATCTCCATGACCATGCCAAACAAGCATTATTTCAACTTCGATACGAAGCCTTTCCAGAAGATTGTACCTGGGGACAATAATGAGGTTTTCATCCCGGTGGACAAGCCGCATGGCACCATCTATGCCCAGCTGGCCCGCAAGAACATCAGTAGCCATCTATAA
- the LOC4817008 gene encoding uncharacterized protein produces the protein MTQRLNLPHILQNQLQNEPRVQGGGIFKLGNKRDKTAMKIKPKVQIPNDTYFSEKPDVIKTFDKMVSTIHSTMKATQPPRRAIPTIPAPIAVIPNAPPQKTFRKRSKSVRSRSLRSRSASRGRSVARSRSSRFKGGGSSSNRGSTTGVVTTGNSKNLPLSAMKADLDQKVMVMMRRGLNDTGGKSFHNQRRIREVLQQKVMLEQMLLQHKRLQRDRQTIALDIQRMRHDLEKIRHKLDTSLQGLTATRTITGTIAKAKKNSGIKVASLASGRRPFSAASPGRRPFRIASPGRRLMNAASPSSRSSGIVHKRRMSDRSPSKRRGSGKNF, from the exons ATGACACAGCGACTGAATTTGCCTCATATATTGCAAAATCAGCTGCAGAACGAACCCCGTGTGCAGGGTGGGGGGATTTTTAAGCTGGGCAACAAAAGAGATAAGACCGCCATGAAGATCAAACCGAAGGTACAGATTCCCAATGATACCTATTTTTCCGAGAAGCCGGATGTGATCAAGACCTTTGATAAAATGGTGTCGACCATACACTCCACCATGAAGG CTACTCAACCGCCGCGGAGAGCAATTCCCACGATACCAGCGCCCATAGCTGTGATTCCGAATGCACCACCACAGAAAACTTTTCGGAAGCGCAGCAAGTCAGTACGCAGCAGGTCCCTCCGCAGTAGATCCGCCTCGCGCGGCAGGTCTGTGGCGCGCAGCAGGTCCTCGCGCTTCAAAGGAGGCGGCAGTTCCTCCAACCGGGGCAGTACCACGGGTGTGGTGACGACTGGCAATTCGAAAAACCTTCCCCTTTCGGCCATGAAGGCCGATCTGGACCAGAAGGTAATGGTAATGATGCGGCGCGGATTGAACGATACTGGTGGCAAGAGTTTCCACAATCAGCGTCGCATTCGAGAGGTGTTGCAGCAGAAGGTAATGCTGGAGCAAATGCTGTTGCAGCACAAGAGACTGCAGCGCGACAGGCAGACCATAGCTCTGGACATACAGCGGATGCGTCACGATCTGGAAAAGATCCGACACAAGTTGGATACGTCCCTCCAGGGCCTCACAGCTACTCGCACTATCACAGGCACCATAGCGAAGGCTAAGAAGAACTCAGGCATTAAGGTGGCCTCTTTGGCCTCGGGTCGGCGACCGTTCAGCGCTGCCTCTCCGGGTCGCCGACCTTTCAGGATTGCTTCACCGGGCCGTCGACTGATGAATGCTGCTTCTCCCAGTAGCCGATCTAGTGGCATCGTTCATAAGCGTCGAATGTCTGATCGCTCGCCATCAAAACGCCGCGGGTCAGGGAAAAATTTCTAG